From the genome of Falco biarmicus isolate bFalBia1 chromosome 2, bFalBia1.pri, whole genome shotgun sequence:
CATGTTAAGTCTGTTATGGAATCATAGAGTCGTAGAATCATAGcatcatagaatgatttgggttggaggagaccttaaagatcatctagttccaactccttccactagaccacattgctcaaagccccatccaacctggtcttgaacacttccagggatggggcatccacaacttctctgggcaatccattccagtgcctcaccaccctcatagtgaagaatatcttccttatatctaatctaaatctaccttctttcagtttaaagccagtaccccttgtcctgtcactacatggccttgtaaaaagtccctgtccagctttcctgtgggcccctttaggtactggaaggctgctgtaaggtctccccagagccttgtcttctccaggctgaaaaatccCAACTCTGTCTGTTTTCATAAGAGAGATGCTCCAATACTCTGAttatctttgtggccctcctctggactctctCTAAAGGTCCATGCCCTTTTTAGATTTGGAGCCCCAAAGCTGGgtgcagcactccaggtggagtctcacaagagtggagcgtgagaatcacctccctctacctgctggccatgcttcttttgatgcagcccaggattcggTTGGCcctctgggctgcaagcgcacatttTCAAGCCATGTTGTGCTTTTTGTCCAGCAAAACTCCCAAGTCattctcctcagggctgctctcaatccattctccacccagcctgtatttgtgcttgggattgccttGACCCAAGTGCAGAACTGTCCTGTTTtcggctgggacagagttagttttcttcttagtagctggtacagtgctatattttttctttggtatGAGAACcatgttgatagcacactgatggttttggttgttgctggatgatgtttgtactaagtcaaggacttctcagtttcttggTTCCTGCcagtgagggggctggaggggcacgggaaattgggaggggacacagccagggcagctgacctgaactagccagagaggtgttccataccatatgacatcatgctgagtataaTACATAATctgagggaagaaggaggtGGCACATCCGCAATTATGGCAGTcatcttcccaagtaaccattacgtgtgatggagccaggctttcctggggatggctgaactcctgcctgcccatgggaagtggtgaatgaactccttttttttctttgcttgcgtgtgcagcttttgttttacctgttgaactgtctttacctcaacccatgagttttctcacttttactaTTCTGATCCTCTGCCCCATCTCACGTTGGGGGCAGTGAGTGAGaggctgcgtggggcttggttgccagccgaagttaaaccatgacaaggaccttgcacttggccatgttgaacttcatgaggtttatatgggcccacttctcaagcctgtcaaggtccctctaATATGCATCCTTCATGTGTATCTGTGTTTCTTCATTGACCACAACTTCCTTTTGTGACAGAGCAAATCTCTTTTTAAGTATTATCAGAGAACACCTACAATCTTGCAATGTTTTTCCCTAGACTAACTGGTCTACCTTTGCTCAGGCTTAGGTGTGATGTAAGTATCACACAGTTTAGGCTGGAACACTTCTGGTCATGTGCAGAAGCAAAATactagaaacaaaaaaaaaatgcagaacagtTTTATAATCCCTTTATATCAGGAATACACTAAATAAAGGAGGTTTTGAATGTCAGTTTTAAATTTTGCCATCTGAGTTCACTGGTGTCCCATCTCAGGTAACTAAGTGCTTACTGTGGTAAGCCAGAGGGACTGGTGTTACATCAGAGTTGCCACTAAACTATTAGGAGGGAATTCTCATTTAATTGCAGCTGAAGATGTGGTTGAGTCACAAAGTTTATATAATGATCTGGAGCATTTATGGTGGATGATGATGGGTCTTGTCATCTTAGAATATGTAAGTCATTGTAGTTTTGTACTTGGCTATAGGACAATACTTTTTAAGAGCGTGTGATACTTGATTGTGTAATGTAAGTGTTCCTGCCTGAACTGATACTTGAGACATCCAACTTTCATCTTATATTTCGCTaacttacattttaatattcttaTATACTCTCTTGTTCCAAGTATGTATGTGCATTAGTTGTACTCAAGTTGCATTGTAAGTTACAACAATGAAATATTAGATGAACTTTCTTTCCTTGTATAGTGTTGGtttgttaaacatttttattcaattAGATTCCCTTTTTGCACTAAAACAGTAGTGATTATTGGAAAGAGAATTTATTCATGCCATTTTCATGTATGACAGATTTTATATCTTTATATAACTATAACATTAACTTCTTTGGGAATTCTGTCCAGATAGAGTTATTAAATTTCTTCAGACCAGTGTGGCCACTGCCAAGTTGATTGTGGGCCAGTTCTGCCATGAAGCATGCTTTCCTTATCTTTGAAACATCATATTTAAATCTGCAAATGATAGACTGGTTGAGTTAAATATTCTGTTTGTAGTAGCTTCTCAAGAAAATTGATTTGTCAGAGTAGCAAAGCatctttttcaattaaaaaatggtATGAAATTTTGCcactctcttccctttctcctagCATTTTGTCTTATAACCCACCCATATATTGTCCTTTCATTCCAAGATCCCTCATTCCTCAGGAGCGATTAGCATGACACTTATTCCTAGAATAACtggaatacattttatttacaaCATGTTTCCAAATTAAATATGTAAGGCAACATTACCATTCTAGTGAGCAGAACAATGTAATAAATATATGACTGTTATTTTGCAGACAAGAGTCTTTCTGGCATTGAAGGAGAGAGGAGTCAAGGCTGTCATTTCCTGTTTTAGCACTCCTTGTCTGTTTTGGTGTTTATTTTATCAATACAGAGTTTACAGTTATTTCAGAGGTCAAGAAGAAGTGGCActttcatattattttcttcctgctgatGAATAGCTTGTAAGTGCAGGAACTAGTCAACAGATTTTGGTAGCTAAAGTAGAATGTTTTGTGTATTGCCAGTACTGTTGTTAAtgaatagagaaaaataaaagcttcctGAATTATTTAATGAGGAAGTCCAGCATTTCTCAGGTAAATGCTGCATGTTTGAAAGCTGAGAGGATCCAGTCCTTCTCACGTCAGGTCCACAAGTTAGACAGGTAGGCTGTCACTGCACAGATGCAAACTTTTTGACACAACATAGGTTTTTACCAACTTACTTAAAAAATGTTGCTCTGAACACTTCAGTTCCTAGGCATTTTATTCAGAGGCAGTGAATCTAATTTTCAGAAGGGTGGAGTATTCAATCCTCTCATTAAAGTCAGAAGATAATGTGGTCAGTTTTGGAATCAGGCACCCATTTAATGGTAAAACAGGGAGGTGCCGTTTTAAAAGCCTTTCCTTATGTGTGTTCTGCCATAAAATGTTCCTCATGTGGTCCATTTAACACTTTTCAGAGTTCTGTAATTCTAGAGTAGAGATCTTCAGCTTAtgtatcctttttttcccctttttcatttatttttgtttctttttttttccttgcaggtGTTTTAAAGTGCAAAAAGGACAAAGCCTATGAGGGAGGACAGCTCTGTCCTAAGTGCCACAGCCcgaaacagctgcagaaagaagatATTCAAAACTTGAAAGATATTTCCTGTAGAAAACCTGTCATTCAGTCCTCACTGAGGCAGAATAGCAGTACTCAAGATGAAGAAAGTGGTGACAGTTATGAACTCCCTCTGGAAGAGCTTCAGTCCTCTCCATGGAACATTGTTCTAAATATGACTGATGAGCATGGCAATGTAGTCCACCTGAACTGTGAAATCAAAAAACCAACAGGCTCTACCAAAATTCAGTGGAATCAAATCCAGACTCAGGAGATTGATATAAATGCTACAATTTCACTGGATTTTGAATGTCCAATGAATCGAGAAAACTATGAAAAACTATGGAAGCTTATCGCTTATTACAGTGAGGTACCTGTCAAATTAGAGAGGGAAGTTATGCTTAGCAAAAAGCCTAAAATAAGCTATCAGTACAGGCAAGGCTCAGATTATGATGCTTTTTACTACACGGGTGTAAAAGCTCAAATACTGGCTGAGCCTTCCTGGGTGATGCAACCTCTTATAAATATCCAATTAAACAGACGCCAGAGTACAGGGAAAAAAGTGGTGCtatctttttttactgtgttttctcaGACGATTCTTACCAAAGACACTgggcagcagagaagctggGTAATGATAGAGCAAAACCAGAGCACAAGGACAGCACAGAGTGTGGTGGAAGGTTCAGAATGTCAGCTGAGCTGCAACGTGAAAGCCTCTGAAACCCCCTACATCCAGTGGCTCTTTCCAGATGGGACTAAATTGCAGGCACCGTCTAATCAGAAAGACAGTAGATTTTCCATTCTCAGTAGTGGCCAGCTAATAATCAAAGCAGTGAGTTACACTGATGGTGGTTTGTACCACTGCATTGCCCAAGTGAGAGATGATATGGACATAATGGCTTACAGACTTCTAGTGCAGCCTCCAGCTGTTCAGGTAGCTGATTCAGATACAGTGAGagttgaaaaaaatgttggtgATCCAATAGTTTTGCCATGCAATGCAGTTGCCATCCCAGAGCCACAGTTGAGCTGGATTCTTCCAAACAGCCAGGTACTTAATGATTTATCAAACTCTTCAAAAGGATATATGTTGGACAATGGTACTTTGCTTATTCCAAAAAGCCACGTTAGGGATAGTGGCCATTACAGATGTGTGGCTGTCAATCAGCAGGGATCAGATCAATTTGTCGTAAGGGTCACAGTAAATAAAATGGTGTCTGACAGGTCATTTAAAAggataaaactaaaaaaacgCCCCGGCTCAAAAAGTTTGTCAAGAACAAGGGGGCGAGTCATAGACGATGGAGAGGGATCAGGGGCAGGAGCAGTAGAGGAGTTACCACAGAGAAAGAACCATCTGAAAGACTGGGAAATatcctttaaacaaaaaagtgatCAGGTGCCAGAGGCTCAGATTAAAAAGGGtaagaagaaaggcagaaggaaaatgaaaatatggaAAAGTACTGATAGAACCCAAGACAGCAATGTTGCAGAAGGCCGGAGGGTATTTGAATCTCGAAGGAGAATTAATGTGGCAAGCAAGCAGATTAATCCACAGCATTGGGCTGATATTTTGGCAAAGGTCCGTGGGAAGAATCTTCCTAGAACAACAGCTACAGCCATTTCTTTAACAACTGCACTGCCATCAGTCATGCAAAAAACTACTGCAGTCCCTCATCCTGTAGCCAGCCCCCCaccttcagaaacagcagctgataTGGTAGATTCCTCTGCTGATGCATCACCTGTGGGTGAAGACGAGCTGTTCTCAGTCACTGTTTCCCACAACACTAAAGCATCTTCAGCCCAGTCCATGTTAACAAGGTCAGAAACTGAACCCTTCTCTGACCACAGGGCTTTAGGAACACCTGCAAGTATATACTCTGCAGAAACTGCTGTATCAGGTCCATATGTGACTCCTGTCTCTGTAACTGTGCAACCCCAAGGCCAGCAGCGTCTTGACGTCAGGACTGATAATTCAGTTGTAGCCAAAGAAAATACCCatgttttcactgaagaaacTCTATCCAGAGAAATTGTAACAAACTTCCCTAATATTCAGAGTAATTCAGTCACAGTGGGAAATGTAGAAAGAACTGTATCTTCTACATCAGaggaaaattctgcttttgctgagcTACCTCTTGATGCTACTGTCCTAGCTGAATCTCAGCCTGTGGATCTTCACAGCGCCTCGGAGACAAGTGTGAAGTTAAATGAAGTGGACCCAGTAAGCACTGACACCATAATTTTAACACCTTCTCGGTTGGATGGGGCAATCCCAGCAGATTCTGTAGGCACTACTGCCATTTCTTCATCTGTTTCACTTTCTACAGAAAGGAGCAATGACTTGATACACCAGTACAAAGAAGTATCCACAGGTCAGACAAAAATGCCAAACTTAAGTACAGGTTTTCCAGCTGTCATACCTGTCAGAGTTCAAAGCAAGGAAGAACCTGAGACCCACGGGAATACAGTGACTCAAGAAAGCATGTCCAGCAGTTATGTGGAGAGTCTTCAGGGAGGAGAACATAGGAACCTGGCTACTCCAAAACCAGATCCCACATTCATTTTGCATAGTACTAATGCTCCTCATAAAACAACAGAGGGGATAAAACCTGCTTCTTCCATCAGTAGATTGACCACTCTGGCCACAACAACTTCCTATAGAAAGACTATGCCCTCACCTATTACTCAGCATGCTAGAAAAAGGCCTTATGGGAGAAGGAGATTGAGGCCAAACAGAATTCGACAAAGGCCAAGGCCCTTCCCCGCTGTTGTTTTAACCATGGAGCCTATTGTTCCAAGGACACCTGAAGTTGAAGCTGTGACCAAAACTTCTTCTACCACTCCTGAAAGCCCTgatcttaaaaataatgtcaaaatGCAGACTAAGGAAGAGGAGCATACAGAATTCACTGCTTCGTTAGTTACTGATCCAGTTGTCTTAGAGAAAATTACCAAAATCAGAGAAGTGGTCACAACTTCCTTCTTTAGGCCTACTGCTTCTCCACCTGAGGCAAAACATGTGACACTCTCTACTGCTCCTGAAACCTTTCCACTTCCAGTTACTGCACCTATCACAATTTTATCATCATATGTTGTACATGTCACAGTTCCCACAAAAGAATCAAACACACACCTTGAACTAGAGCAAAGCAAAGTGCCAACATACCACTCATTAGGCCATATATCTGAGGAGAAGGGCAAGAAAGCAGTTTCTACAACTATGGATAGTAAAGCAGAACAATCAAGCACAACAACTTCTCCTGAGCCTATGAACAGCTTGATACCATCTACAAAACCAGAATCTCAAGAAAAGCCTATCCAATTTGACTCAGAAGTCATAGCTAATGAAACAACCTTTAGAACATTCCAACTGATATATCCCACTGTGACTGATCTAAGTATTCCTGTGGGCACTGTGGAAGTTTTTAAGAACCGCTCAGTTTCAAATGAGCCATGGAAGCTCACAGTATCTTTAGAAACACCAGCAATAACTGAGCCACCTCAGCAACGTGAGATAAATACTTTGTCCTCCTCCTTCAGCACAACAGAAACTCAGACTTTCTCTCttagagaaacaaagaaatctgttgCTTCTCAGACTGGGACAAAGACATCTTCCTTGGATAAAAAGGAAGTTGTGTCACATGTATTTCATCATGATCCCACTTTGCAGACAACTGTAAAGCCTCCGACTACATCCACTACCTTTATTCCATTTATAAAACTTCCCACTCTTCCCCCTTCCATTTCAGGTGCTTCACATCCTTCTCTTCATTATACCACTGAGGAAAGCAATGCCTTCAATCAAGACAGGTTCCCAGAAGCAAAACAAGTTGAAGCagatggtgacaaaatggtGGTGAGCTCAAGACACAGTGTACACCCTACTCCTTCCTCCAGCCAAAACAGGATTAGCATAGAGTCAAAAGAGGAGCAATTCAAAGAATTGTATAATAGCAAGTCAAACAACAGTTTACTGCTAAATCCAAACCTTCCCCATCCACCTGCTGGAATGATACCAGTCCTAAACCAAAGACTGCCTGTTGTGCCTCCAAAGCATGTTCCAGTAAGAGGCACAGTGAAGCCTCCATATGTTGTAACACAAGGTTCATTTCGCTATTTTATAACACACCAGCCTCTTCACTacacaaacaaaccagagaTAACAGCATATGCAGCACACACCATCCAGGACAAAAAATCTTCTGCCCCTCAAACAACTACCCCAACACAAACCTCTCCATTTCACAGAACAAATTCGTTCACTGCAAATAAGTTCAGTAATCAGGGTCAGAACAGATACAATATTAATTCaagatattttggaaataattatgTTCCAGATAAcagaggcacagcagggagACTACCAAGTCAAGGGATGCCCTATTATCCCAGTTCCAGAATGCCATTCCTTTTCAACAGAACAAGGATATTCCCTCACATAAGTATGCATCCTAAACCAGTGGTCCCTAGTCAACTAGTCCCAAAAGATACAAATGAGAAGGTTGCCCAGGTCTCCCCTACTAGGATTACAGTGCAGAAAGCTACAGCTATTCCAGCGCCTCCAATGCCACATGCTACAACCACCATATCACCATCACCAGTGATTTTGAAGATTATCCCTCCAACCTCTCTCTCTCAGCACGTAAAACCACACATATCCGCTACAgttcatccttttaaaaatgtccaCCATCGTCATCAAAAAATTCCAGCTGTGCCTTATGTGGGAGGCATTTTGCCACACAATTCAACTGTAATTCAACCTTCCACTAATTTCAAGGTACATGGAGAAAGACCCAAAATTATCATGAAAGGATCTCAGAGCATATCCATCCTTGCTGAAACAGATGCTTTTATCCCTTGTGATGCAGTAGGAGAACCCAAGCCTTTTATTACTTGGACAAAAGTCTCTACAGGTGAGCCACAGAAAATGTGTTCCTTCCACATGACTTTTAAGGTTACAAATACTTGGACCGTTGCATAGAAATTCAACATGATGCAGGAATAGtccaaaacactgaagaataATGTCTGTGTCTTAATCATTATAGATAAAATGTCACTATTAGCAACTAATCATTCcagataaaaataactttgtagTAGTTGCTGTTGTAAAAGAAAACCTGTGCAATGtaatgagtttatttttttgaagaggGAATAGCAGCCAACTCTGATTATTCACAGCAGTTAGAATTTATGATGACAACACTTATAAGTATGGGGGGGTTTAACATTGCTGCCTTAAATATTAATGTGTGTCATCTCcataagcaaaaggaaaagagaaagtatGTAAAGATTTAAGAGGAAACCTAAAGCATAAAGCCCTTGAAAGTTCCCACGCTGTACATGCTTGCAGACTGGTATGGTTAGTTCTGCAATAGAAACAAGACCAATTTGAGCTATGGAGAGTGTCAGAAGATGCCATGTGATACATCTGAAGTTGTAGTTGGTGTTAAGTAAATCAAAATCTTACATAAGACTTTTTCAGTGCAATGCATGTCTTAAACCCTATGacttcccatttctttctttcctctcaccTTCTCAGGAGCTCTAATGACAGCCAACACCAGGTTACAAAGGTTTGAAGTCTGGAAAAATGGTACCCTCCTTATCCGCAACGTCCAGCTTCAGGATCACGGACAGTATTTGTGCACAGCTCAGAACCTGCATGGCGTAGATAAAATGACCATTGTGCTCACAGTTGTAGCCCACCAGCCCAAGATTTTACTTTCCCGCTATCGAGATGTCACAGTCTATTTTGGAGAGACCATAGCAATGGAATGTCAGGCTAGTGGGACTCCAAGTCCACATATCTCATGGATTTTCCCAGATAGGAAGATTTTGCAGACAGTCACTACTACAGAAAGCAGGATAATGCTTCATGAAAATCGAACCTTGTCTATCAAGCAAGCAACTTTTTCAGACCGAGGAGTTTACAAATGTGTAGCAAGCAATGCTGCAGGAGCTGATAGCATTGCAGTGAGGCTACACATTGCAGCCTTACCCCCCATCATTCAGCAGGATAAGCAAGAGAACATTTCTTTGCCCCTTGGCAGCAGTATTAACATCCACTGCACGGCCAAAGCAGCACCTTCTCCCAGCATCCGCTGGGTGGTCTTTGATGGCACACAAATCCGACCTTCTCAGTTTGTCAATggtaatttatttgtttttcccaATGGAACTCTTTATATTCGCAACATCTCCCCCAAGGATAGTGGGACCTATGAGTGCATTGCTGCTAACATGGTGGGAGCTGCCAGGAGAACAATACAACTCCATGTGAAGAAGCATGCATCTAATGCTAAGATCACTGGGAGCTCTCCTCAAAGAACAGATGTAACATATGGCAGCATCCTGCATTTGGACTGCAGTGCTTCCGGTGACCCCTGGCCTCGGATATTATGGAGGTTGCCTTCCAAAAGGATGATTGATTCTCTACACAGGTAAATTACGATTTGAGGTGTCACAGGTAAATTACAGTTTAGGTGAACTTAGGCAAAAGACCATTCATATCTGTACAAGTTTCATTCTTGATTTCTGTGAGTTTTGAATGAGACCTCCAAACCTTAAGAAATTATATCAAAAGATAGCCAAGTCAGAATTTAGCataattttcttgaaaacaatAGTACTCTTGAAAAGTTAATTTCAAGTGTTTAGGATAATCTGCCATTATCTGTCTTTTGCAGCCACTTGTAAATGTAGTAAAAAGTCCAATGGCAAATGTTAAGATATACAGCTTGTGTACTGCTTGTTCCAACGTGCTTAGTCTGCATGGAGTTGAATAGGTGCTTGCTTCACTTTTCCCCAAGAGAAATGGGATCACTGAATTTTGTTTATCTATCTGTTGTACAAATTGTTATACACAGTAAATATGGGGCAAAGAAAACATCTTATAATCATTTAAGTAAGCATGATCATCTTAACATtgttgtagaaataaaaattaccttGCAATAAGGTCTGTGCAAACCCAGTTGCATATAAATGCCTAAACCAGTACCTTCTTCAATGTTCACATTATCAAGTAAAATATCACCTCCCCAAACCTGCAATAACTGTCCTAAGAACTTGctgcaaacagaatttctgctttagaaattaTTCATTACTCACTCTTTGAGAACTATAGACAGATGAGAAATGTACTGAAATTGAAAGGCACAATTGCCAGCAACCTTCTTAATAGCTGAACATAGTCATCATTTTTCTCATATtggcaaaaaaatatatttatgtagcCTGTAGATAGCACAAAACCCAGAACTGCTTTTATGTCCCATAGCGATAGCAACAAAACATTGcagttttttcattttccctcaGGATCTTTCTGTGGGCTGTTTTTCAAATACAGGAGATCTTTGTTGGGGAGAAAACTGGGGCTACTGAGGAAATTAGTTTTGACAACAATACACTATAGTGGTGTGGAAAGGAATAATACCTTTTTAGCACATTGAAAATCTTCTTTTCCATATTTCAAAGCTTAGcaatattttgcttctttctgatTGTTCTAAGGGTTTAAAATGTTATACCTGTGCCAGGGGAAGTTGTTCATCTTGATTTGTTTTTAGCTAAGGACCCAAGTGCCAGACTCTGTAGTTATGGTCCATATAGGTTTGTGTGCAGTATATCATTCAGAGAGTCCATATTTGAATGTTACAGAATACTGGACATGCAGTCAGAAGAGTCAAAAATACCGTCATTTGGTATTTAATAGTTGTTTAATGGTCAAAACCACCACTAAAGTCATTGAACAGAACAGAATTGCTTGGTTACAAGtgagacaaattattttttttccatgtgattTTTGGTGGTGGATATTTTGAACATTTCAGACCATCTAATTATCAAAAATAGTAAtgctcctctccttttttttggtattgttATTAGCTTCTTTCCTCAGGTTTGTCTCAATAATTAATACCTAAAATGTGATTTTGCAGCtcatgttctgttcttttttctttccttacagtAGCTTGGAGGCTAGAATCAAAGTATTCAGCAACGGGACTCTGGTTGTCCATTCAGTTACAGATAAAGATGCAGGAGACTATTTGTGTGTGGCCCGCAATAAGATTGGGGATGACTATGTGGTCCTCAAAGTGAATGTGATGATGAAACCAGCAAAAATAGAACATAAGAATGAGAATAACCACAAGGTCAAGTATGGAGGGGACCTGAAAGTTGACTGTGTAGCCACAGGTCTGCCAAATCCTGAGATCTCCTGGGGTCTCCCAGATGGCAGCATGATCAATACCTTCATGCAGTCAGACGACAGTGGCAGCCGGACAAAGCGATATGTGGTCTTCAATAATGGAACCCTGTATTTCAATGATGTTGGACTGAGAGAAGAAGGGGACTACACCTGTTATGCTGAGAACCAGATTGGGAAGGATGAGATGAAGGTGCGGGTCAAAGTAGTGGCCGAGCCTGCAACTATCAAGAACAAAACATACGTCATTATTAATGTACCCTATGGTGATGTCGTCACAGTAGCATGTGAAGCCAAAGGAGAACCCACTCCCAAAGTGACCTGGCTCTCCCCAACCAACAGGCCCATTCCTGCCCTATCTGACAAATACCAGATATACAGGGATGGCACCCTTC
Proteins encoded in this window:
- the MXRA5 gene encoding matrix-remodeling-associated protein 5 isoform X2 codes for the protein MGSPKAASRRPAAGCDEPGPAGAGGEAGSQVAAARPPRRPAPPPARSPPGAWERRAALAETAPGDRRSEARGGDKMGQRAVARALSVVLIVGLALPPGALGCPHPCACYLPTEVHCTFRSLAAVPARISRHVERINFGFNSIQSIYENSFAGLTKLELLMIHGNDIQHIPNGALKDLVSLQVFKISYNKLKVITGQTLKGLSSLMRLHMDHNRIEFIHPNAFNGLTSLRLVHLEGNLLQQLHPNTFSTFMVLDYFKLSTIRHLYLSENALRTLPAGIFQGMPLLENLYLHGNPWACDCSLKWFLGWNKVSGGVLKCKKDKAYEGGQLCPKCHSPKQLQKEDIQNLKDISCRKPVIQSSLRQNSSTQDEESGDSYELPLEELQSSPWNIVLNMTDEHGNVVHLNCEIKKPTGSTKIQWNQIQTQEIDINATISLDFECPMNRENYEKLWKLIAYYSEVPVKLEREVMLSKKPKISYQYRQGSDYDAFYYTGVKAQILAEPSWVMQPLINIQLNRRQSTGKKVVLSFFTVFSQTILTKDTGQQRSWVMIEQNQSTRTAQSVVEGSECQLSCNVKASETPYIQWLFPDGTKLQAPSNQKDSRFSILSSGQLIIKAVSYTDGGLYHCIAQVRDDMDIMAYRLLVQPPAVQVADSDTVRVEKNVGDPIVLPCNAVAIPEPQLSWILPNSQVLNDLSNSSKGYMLDNGTLLIPKSHVRDSGHYRCVAVNQQGSDQFVVRVTVNKMVSDRSFKRIKLKKRPGSKSLSRTRGRVIDDGEGSGAGAVEELPQRKNHLKDWEISFKQKSDQVPEAQIKKGKKKGRRKMKIWKSTDRTQDSNVAEGRRVFESRRRINVASKQINPQHWADILAKVRGKNLPRTTATAISLTTALPSVMQKTTAVPHPVASPPPSETAADMVDSSADASPVGEDELFSVTVSHNTKASSAQSMLTRSETEPFSDHRALGTPASIYSAETAVSGPYVTPVSVTVQPQGQQRLDVRTDNSVVAKENTHVFTEETLSREIVTNFPNIQSNSVTVGNVERTVSSTSEENSAFAELPLDATVLAESQPVDLHSASETSVKLNEVDPVSTDTIILTPSRLDGAIPADSVGTTAISSSVSLSTERSNDLIHQYKEVSTGQTKMPNLSTGFPAVIPVRVQSKEEPETHGNTVTQESMSSSYVESLQGGEHRNLATPKPDPTFILHSTNAPHKTTEGIKPASSISRLTTLATTTSYRKTMPSPITQHARKRPYGRRRLRPNRIRQRPRPFPAVVLTMEPIVPRTPEVEAVTKTSSTTPESPDLKNNVKMQTKEEEHTEFTASLVTDPVVLEKITKIREVVTTSFFRPTASPPEAKHVTLSTAPETFPLPVTAPITILSSYVVHVTVPTKESNTHLELEQSKVPTYHSLGHISEEKGKKAVSTTMDSKAEQSSTTTSPEPMNSLIPSTKPESQEKPIQFDSEVIANETTFRTFQLIYPTVTDLSIPVGTVEVFKNRSVSNEPWKLTVSLETPAITEPPQQREINTLSSSFSTTETQTFSLRETKKSVASQTGTKTSSLDKKEVVSHVFHHDPTLQTTVKPPTTSTTFIPFIKLPTLPPSISGASHPSLHYTTEESNAFNQDRFPEAKQVEADGDKMVVSSRHSVHPTPSSSQNRISIESKEEQFKELYNSKSNNSLLLNPNLPHPPAGMIPVLNQRLPVVPPKHVPVRGTVKPPYVVTQGSFRYFITHQPLHYTNKPEITAYAAHTIQDKKSSAPQTTTPTQTSPFHRTNSFTANKFSNQGQNRYNINSRYFGNNYVPDNRGTAGRLPSQGMPYYPSSRMPFLFNRTRIFPHISMHPKPVVPSQLVPKDTNEKVAQVSPTRITVQKATAIPAPPMPHATTTISPSPVILKIIPPTSLSQHVKPHISATVHPFKNVHHRHQKIPAVPYVGGILPHNSTVIQPSTNFKVHGERPKIIMKGSQSISILAETDAFIPCDAVGEPKPFITWTKVSTGALMTANTRLQRFEVWKNGTLLIRNVQLQDHGQYLCTAQNLHGVDKMTIVLTVVAHQPKILLSRYRDVTVYFGETIAMECQASGTPSPHISWIFPDRKILQTVTTTESRIMLHENRTLSIKQATFSDRGVYKCVASNAAGADSIAVRLHIAALPPIIQQDKQENISLPLGSSINIHCTAKAAPSPSIRWVVFDGTQIRPSQFVNGNLFVFPNGTLYIRNISPKDSGTYECIAANMVGAARRTIQLHVKKHASNAKITGSSPQRTDVTYGSILHLDCSASGDPWPRILWRLPSKRMIDSLHSLEARIKVFSNGTLVVHSVTDKDAGDYLCVARNKIGDDYVVLKVNVMMKPAKIEHKNENNHKVKYGGDLKVDCVATGLPNPEISWGLPDGSMINTFMQSDDSGSRTKRYVVFNNGTLYFNDVGLREEGDYTCYAENQIGKDEMKVRVKVVAEPATIKNKTYVIINVPYGDVVTVACEAKGEPTPKVTWLSPTNRPIPALSDKYQIYRDGTLLIQKAQRSDSGNYTCVVRNSAGEDRKTIWIHVNVQPPRINGHLSAITSVRETAIRDSRKLIDCKAEGIPAPRVLWAFPEGVILPAPYYGNRITVHRNGTLDIRGVRETDAVQLICIGRNEGGEARLIVQLLITDHLEKPSFRDPVNERITAIAGHSINLNCSVQGNPKPSTSWILPNGTEVLSGNRLQRFYHKRDGILHISNLSAGDAGTYRCTARNPGGYVERVVFLKVGLRPEISNQYNNLVSIINGETLQLHCITQPNQRAQISWTLPSGMVLDAPQAVGRFSLVENGSLTVHEASVFDRGTYLCKVSTEYGTSVMNVPVIVIAYPPRITSEPAPVIYARPGNSVKLNCMAIGIPKAEITWELPDKSHLTTGAQSRLYGNKFLHPQGSLVIQQSTQRDAGFYKCTAKNILGSDSKTTYIHIF